The Candidatus Melainabacteria bacterium RIFOXYA2_FULL_32_9 genome has a segment encoding these proteins:
- a CDS encoding gliding-motility protein MglA → MVFVNYADHKVNCKIVYCGTGESGKTTNLTYIYNKLDSAIRSEMTSLEGLNERTLFFDFLSINLGEVKGFSTSFSLYTAPGQKQYNAARRLILNGVDGIIFVADSRLEKREENIESLNDLIENLKDYGLSFDTIPIVFQYNKRDEKNILSLEHLEKDLNKGGHPSFEAIAKDGSGVFASLKSVSNLILTSLQ, encoded by the coding sequence GTGGTTTTTGTTAATTACGCTGATCATAAAGTAAATTGTAAAATTGTTTATTGTGGTACTGGAGAAAGTGGAAAAACCACAAATTTAACATACATATATAATAAGCTTGATTCTGCAATCAGAAGTGAAATGACAAGCCTGGAAGGATTAAATGAAAGAACATTATTCTTTGATTTTCTCTCCATCAATCTGGGTGAAGTAAAAGGGTTTTCTACCAGTTTTAGCTTATATACCGCTCCTGGTCAAAAACAGTATAATGCTGCTAGGAGACTTATATTAAACGGTGTTGACGGTATCATTTTTGTTGCTGATTCAAGACTGGAAAAAAGAGAAGAAAATATAGAGAGTTTAAATGATCTAATTGAAAATTTAAAAGATTATGGTTTATCTTTTGATACAATTCCTATAGTTTTCCAATATAATAAAAGAGATGAGAAAAACATATTAAGTTTGGAGCATTTGGAAAAAGACTTGAATAAAGGCGGACATCCTAGTTTTGAAGCTATAGCAAAAGACGGCAGCGGTGTTTTTGCATCTTTAAAG